The following proteins are encoded in a genomic region of Desulfosporosinus youngiae DSM 17734:
- a CDS encoding ABC transporter substrate-binding protein: MKKEMNSIMTLLLVALLVFSISACGRSPSNEQANKSETDKRTSSQASQTADFKPFVIQNYNRQLAIEKVPQAVFAVSTPNTEILMALGLKDKIVGVAPGVSEVDILPQFQDAYNSLNRLEGKLIRGHNYPSFEAVVGTNPDFIYGTSFSVGNAGNITSLDNITKTGITTFISKPTDMLNAGMDDVYEEILTIGRIFAVETQAHELVQNMSEKIGRTQDKLGEIEKPIPVFVYDSEEEGMIFTAGPALITNIIELAGGKNIFFDTNKNWLFANKEKIVNSKPEIVIIIDYGETSAEDKIAAFKNNPLFAELPAVVNDQFVVVSFNDVLPGIRNADCIEELAKGFYPEKFK, translated from the coding sequence GTGAAAAAAGAGATGAATTCTATTATGACGTTATTATTGGTGGCGCTGCTTGTTTTTTCGATTTCTGCTTGCGGCCGAAGCCCCTCGAATGAACAGGCAAATAAATCCGAAACCGATAAAAGGACATCTTCTCAAGCTAGCCAAACAGCAGATTTTAAGCCGTTTGTTATTCAGAACTATAACCGGCAGCTTGCTATTGAAAAAGTGCCGCAAGCGGTTTTTGCTGTTTCCACGCCAAATACCGAAATTCTTATGGCTCTTGGCCTAAAGGATAAAATTGTCGGTGTGGCGCCGGGTGTCAGTGAGGTTGATATTTTACCCCAATTTCAGGACGCTTATAATTCCTTAAACCGCCTGGAGGGAAAACTTATCCGGGGTCACAACTACCCTTCCTTTGAAGCGGTTGTGGGTACAAACCCGGACTTTATTTACGGCACATCCTTCTCGGTGGGAAACGCCGGCAATATTACATCCCTGGATAATATCACTAAAACCGGCATTACCACCTTTATAAGCAAGCCTACCGATATGCTCAATGCCGGGATGGATGATGTGTATGAAGAAATTTTGACCATAGGGCGGATCTTTGCCGTCGAAACTCAGGCTCATGAATTAGTACAGAACATGTCGGAAAAGATTGGCAGGACCCAGGATAAACTAGGGGAGATTGAAAAACCAATCCCTGTGTTTGTCTACGATTCCGAAGAAGAAGGCATGATCTTTACAGCAGGCCCGGCGCTTATTACCAACATAATCGAGCTGGCCGGCGGGAAAAACATTTTTTTTGACACTAATAAAAACTGGCTGTTTGCCAATAAGGAAAAAATCGTCAACAGCAAGCCGGAAATTGTTATCATTATCGATTATGGGGAGACCAGTGCCGAGGATAAAATTGCCGCCTTTAAAAATAACCCTCTTTTTGCCGAACTGCCTGCGGTAGTCAATGATCAATTTGTCGTTGTCAGCTTTAATGACGTTTTGCCCGGCATCCGCAACGCTGATTGCATCGAGGAGCTTGCCAAAGGCTTTTATCCGGAAAAATTTAAATAA
- a CDS encoding response regulator transcription factor — MGAMIMIVDDSKDIREVVEVLLGSEGYQVIPADSGEMALNLLKTHQAIDLIILDIMMPGKSGFETCREIREMTTAPVLFLSAKTHIEDKETGLTIGGDDYLSKPFSPVELVARVKALLRRYAIYQGKDHNFSSDVIRIRELSIHPSSGEVILSDEPISLRYMEYRLLVQLASHRGKIFSAQELYETIWEEPFLPLSNNTVVAHIKNLRQKIEKDPKNPKYILTVWGRGYQIV; from the coding sequence ATGGGTGCCATGATTATGATTGTTGATGATAGCAAGGATATCCGTGAAGTCGTTGAAGTCCTGCTGGGCAGTGAGGGTTATCAAGTTATCCCTGCCGACAGCGGCGAAATGGCTCTCAACTTGCTGAAAACTCATCAAGCCATTGATTTAATCATATTGGATATTATGATGCCGGGTAAATCCGGTTTTGAAACCTGCCGGGAAATCAGAGAAATGACCACTGCACCGGTTTTGTTTTTATCCGCCAAAACCCATATTGAGGATAAGGAAACCGGCCTTACTATCGGAGGAGATGATTACCTGTCAAAACCCTTTTCACCCGTTGAGCTGGTTGCCCGGGTAAAAGCTCTGCTGCGCAGATATGCTATTTATCAGGGCAAAGATCATAATTTCAGCTCAGATGTGATACGAATCCGGGAATTGTCTATTCATCCGTCATCGGGTGAGGTGATACTTTCGGATGAACCTATTTCCTTGCGCTATATGGAATACCGCCTGCTGGTACAGTTGGCCTCCCACAGAGGCAAAATATTCTCCGCCCAGGAACTGTATGAAACCATCTGGGAGGAGCCTTTTTTGCCGCTCTCCAATAATACGGTAGTGGCTCATATCAAGAACCTTCGCCAAAAAATCGAAAAAGACCCCAAGAATCCCAAGTATATCCTCACAGTTTGGGGAAGGGGGTATCAGATTGTTTAA